The following are from one region of the Amycolatopsis sp. QT-25 genome:
- a CDS encoding Rid family hydrolase: MTERVNISSGGDFERVFGYSRAVRVGEHIHVSGTTAREPARSGEAYEQATAVLSIVETALRDAGPSSVAVVRTVTYVTDIQDAELVARAHREAFGDVLPAATMVEVSALLDPKTKVEAYTLEK; encoded by the coding sequence ATGACGGAACGGGTGAACATCTCCTCCGGCGGGGACTTCGAGCGGGTCTTCGGCTACAGCCGGGCGGTGCGCGTCGGCGAGCACATCCACGTCTCCGGGACGACGGCGCGGGAACCCGCCCGATCCGGTGAGGCGTACGAGCAGGCCACGGCCGTGCTGTCGATCGTCGAGACCGCGTTGCGGGACGCCGGTCCGAGTTCGGTCGCGGTGGTCCGCACAGTCACTTACGTGACCGACATCCAGGACGCCGAACTCGTCGCGCGGGCGCACCGCGAAGCCTTCGGTGACGTGCTTCCCGCGGCCACGATGGTCGAGGTCTCGGCGTTGCTCGACCCGAAGACGAAGGTCGAGGCCTACACCCTCGAAAAGTAG